One part of the Mariniflexile litorale genome encodes these proteins:
- a CDS encoding O-antigen translocase, producing MKKLIDYINNNVLIKVTSLQAASVITRIIAGILTSKAIAVFIGPTGLALIGNLRNFVSSFQTIAVLGFYNGAVKYISDVKDDVVELSKTISTIFYAGFTATILVSFFCYFNAQLINDIIFPDYNDYAFVIKIFAMVLPFYALNMFSFSIMNGFSKYKILIIINIIGQILSVSIALLLIYQNKINGALISAVIAESLIFLITLVGITNRRSLVPLIKVNSISLSFLKKMSTYSLMALFSAIIMPLVAIAIRSYIIENIGYKDAGFWEAMTRISKYYLMLISSLMALYILPRFSEIEDIKEFRKEVFSFYKTVIPVLAIGLVAIYILKPYIVTLIFSEDFKPVEDLFLWQLLGDFIKVLSMVIAYQFLAKKMFWHYILTEAFLVIILYTTSVYFIDLYDNVQGVVIAHFVSYIMYYGIILLIFGSSLFGVDVEKK from the coding sequence TTGAAAAAATTAATCGATTATATAAATAATAACGTTTTAATTAAAGTTACCTCGTTACAAGCAGCTTCTGTAATAACCAGAATAATTGCGGGCATATTAACTTCAAAGGCTATTGCGGTTTTTATTGGTCCTACGGGATTAGCGTTAATAGGTAATCTTCGTAATTTTGTAAGTTCATTTCAAACCATTGCCGTACTTGGCTTTTATAATGGTGCTGTAAAATATATTTCAGATGTTAAGGATGATGTTGTCGAGTTGAGTAAAACCATCTCTACGATATTCTATGCGGGATTTACTGCTACGATTTTAGTATCCTTTTTTTGTTATTTCAATGCTCAATTAATTAATGACATTATATTTCCAGATTACAATGATTATGCGTTTGTAATTAAAATTTTTGCAATGGTATTGCCTTTTTATGCTTTAAACATGTTTTCATTTTCTATAATGAATGGTTTTTCAAAGTATAAAATACTGATTATAATTAATATTATAGGGCAAATATTAAGTGTTTCTATCGCCTTACTTTTAATTTACCAAAACAAAATTAATGGCGCATTAATATCAGCAGTTATTGCAGAGTCGTTAATATTCTTAATAACCTTAGTAGGAATTACTAACCGACGTTCTTTAGTACCTTTAATTAAAGTTAATAGTATAAGTCTTAGTTTTTTGAAAAAAATGAGCACTTATTCTTTAATGGCTCTTTTTTCGGCCATTATCATGCCGCTTGTGGCCATTGCAATTCGTTCATATATTATTGAAAATATAGGATATAAAGATGCTGGTTTCTGGGAAGCCATGACGAGAATATCTAAATATTATTTAATGCTTATTAGCTCGTTAATGGCCTTATATATTTTACCAAGATTTTCTGAAATAGAAGATATTAAAGAATTTAGAAAAGAAGTGTTTAGTTTTTATAAAACCGTTATACCTGTTTTAGCTATTGGTTTGGTTGCCATATATATATTAAAGCCATATATAGTAACGCTTATTTTTTCAGAGGATTTTAAACCTGTTGAAGACTTGTTTTTATGGCAATTATTAGGTGATTTCATTAAAGTGCTGTCTATGGTAATAGCCTACCAGTTTTTAGCAAAAAAAATGTTTTGGCACTATATTTTAACCGAAGCCTTTTTAGTAATTATTTTATATACAACGAGTGTTTATTTTATAGATTTATATGATAATGTACAAGGTGTTGTTATCGCACATTTTGTGAGTTATATTATGTATTACGGTATTATTTTATTGATATTTGGTAGTTCGCTTTTTGGGGTGGATGTTGAGAAAAAATAA
- a CDS encoding oligosaccharide flippase family protein yields the protein MKEFFKKTFYNQFFKVFSFNGIIVVGKLITSFIVSKVSAIYLGPSGYAIVGNLKNILQGVLGVTANGFESGLIKYIAENKENKNQFSSIVSSALTLSICLSLFVGFFLFVFSNQLSVFILKDASLTYIFRYLSIFLPLISLNFLVVYIVNGLQKFRLYTLLISITNVLNAVITFFLVYFFSLKGALMASILIPVLSFIFSILIKDVRIFFGDAITNLKTISVSFLRSIFTYIVMAIYSTILLSLSYLLIRNNIISFIDTSTAGLWEAMNKLSSFYMIFFSSLFTLYLLPLLASNKTIKGYAEIMSTYFKYLIPFIIVLFLGILFFRVLLIKLFLTNEFLKIEQFFYLQLFGDFIKIIAFSFAYQFHAKKMVIPYFITDAILYVSFYLLSMHWLKYHHLQGVFYAYIVSTLLYLITVCLFVFSNRTKHLKSENQFI from the coding sequence TTGAAAGAATTTTTTAAAAAAACATTTTATAATCAGTTTTTTAAAGTTTTTTCTTTTAATGGTATTATAGTTGTTGGTAAATTAATAACATCGTTTATTGTTTCTAAAGTTAGTGCAATATATTTAGGTCCTTCAGGGTATGCAATTGTAGGGAATTTAAAAAACATTTTACAAGGTGTTTTAGGTGTCACAGCCAATGGTTTTGAAAGTGGTTTAATTAAATATATTGCAGAAAACAAAGAAAATAAAAACCAATTTAGTAGTATTGTTTCTTCAGCTTTAACACTTAGTATTTGTCTTTCATTATTCGTTGGATTCTTTTTATTTGTATTTTCAAATCAATTGAGTGTCTTTATTTTAAAAGATGCATCCTTAACATACATTTTCAGGTATTTATCAATTTTTTTGCCATTAATTTCATTGAATTTTTTAGTGGTTTATATTGTAAATGGATTGCAAAAATTCAGACTATATACCTTGCTAATTAGTATAACCAATGTGTTAAATGCCGTTATTACATTTTTTCTTGTTTACTTTTTTAGTTTAAAAGGGGCATTAATGGCAAGTATATTAATACCTGTTTTAAGTTTTATTTTTAGTATTTTAATTAAAGATGTTAGGATCTTTTTTGGAGACGCAATAACGAATTTAAAAACAATATCGGTCAGTTTTTTAAGGTCTATTTTCACTTATATTGTTATGGCAATTTACTCTACTATATTATTGAGTTTAAGTTATTTACTTATTAGAAACAATATAATTTCTTTTATTGATACAAGTACAGCAGGATTATGGGAGGCAATGAATAAATTATCGAGTTTTTACATGATTTTTTTCTCTTCTTTGTTTACATTGTATCTTTTGCCACTTCTAGCATCAAATAAAACGATAAAAGGTTATGCTGAAATAATGAGCACATATTTTAAGTATCTAATTCCTTTTATAATTGTTTTATTTTTAGGAATTCTATTTTTTAGGGTTTTACTTATAAAGTTGTTTTTAACAAACGAATTTTTAAAAATAGAACAATTCTTTTATTTACAATTGTTTGGAGATTTTATCAAAATTATAGCTTTTTCGTTTGCCTATCAATTTCATGCTAAAAAAATGGTAATACCGTATTTTATAACAGATGCTATATTATATGTATCCTTTTATTTATTAAGTATGCATTGGCTAAAGTATCATCATCTTCAAGGCGTATTTTATGCTTATATTGTAAGCACATTACTGTATTTAATTACCGTATGTCTTTTCGTTTTTTCAAACCGTACAAAGCATTTAAAAAGTGAAAACCAATTTATATAA
- a CDS encoding phosphoethanolamine transferase, protein MKLVINASKKILVGCIVFFGIVAILKGSGLIESNSYHNIVRGVYGYFDLQNSVKFNTDISKDNIKITADNEVLVVVLGESTTSQHMQLYGYNKKNTPLLNTIKDNLFIYSNVISSDVITTKSLPKIVTSIENSGKKETSTNIIEVFNKSGYKTYWLSNQRPIGFYDNQISKIASVSSYLKFLNHVNEVQTTSYDQVLLPSFKSVLKQNGKMVVFLHLIGTHFDYNKRYPKEYNKFLSKSTASKKEKIINYYDNAVLYNDFILYTFIKELQKQHKKSALLYLSDHGENVYDGTDFFGRSETILTKSMFEIPFFVWVSKDFQLPKDFEYKPNRAFMADHTYESIGHLFGVIYKDMDMRKSIFSNTFKERKRKVIDNIDFDTYFLEKHE, encoded by the coding sequence ATGAAATTAGTAATTAATGCTTCAAAAAAAATACTCGTAGGCTGTATTGTTTTTTTTGGAATTGTTGCCATTTTAAAGGGCAGTGGTTTAATAGAAAGTAATTCTTATCACAATATAGTTAGGGGTGTATATGGTTATTTTGATTTGCAGAACAGTGTTAAATTTAATACTGATATTTCAAAAGATAATATTAAAATAACAGCCGATAATGAGGTTTTGGTAGTAGTATTAGGAGAATCAACAACCAGCCAACACATGCAACTTTATGGTTATAATAAAAAAAACACACCACTTTTAAATACGATTAAGGATAATTTATTTATATATAGCAATGTTATTTCATCAGATGTTATAACCACTAAATCGCTTCCCAAAATAGTAACATCCATAGAAAACAGCGGTAAAAAAGAAACTTCAACTAATATAATAGAAGTTTTTAATAAATCTGGTTATAAAACATATTGGTTATCAAACCAAAGACCAATAGGTTTTTATGATAATCAAATTAGTAAAATAGCATCAGTCTCAAGCTATTTGAAATTTTTAAATCATGTAAATGAAGTGCAAACAACTAGTTATGATCAGGTATTGTTGCCAAGTTTCAAGTCTGTTCTAAAGCAAAATGGAAAAATGGTTGTTTTTCTTCATTTAATTGGAACTCATTTTGATTATAACAAACGCTATCCAAAGGAGTATAATAAATTTTTAAGTAAATCTACAGCTTCAAAAAAAGAAAAAATTATCAACTATTATGATAATGCTGTACTGTATAATGATTTTATTCTATATACCTTTATTAAAGAACTTCAAAAACAACATAAAAAAAGTGCTCTCTTATATTTGTCAGACCACGGTGAAAATGTTTATGATGGTACTGATTTTTTTGGACGTTCTGAAACTATATTAACTAAAAGCATGTTTGAAATTCCTTTTTTTGTATGGGTTTCTAAAGATTTTCAATTACCTAAAGATTTTGAATATAAGCCCAACAGAGCTTTTATGGCCGATCATACGTATGAAAGTATCGGACACCTTTTTGGAGTGATTTATAAGGATATGGACATGCGAAAAAGTATTTTTAGTAATACATTTAAAGAACGAAAAAGAAAAGTAATAGATAATATAGATTTTGATACCTATTTTTTAGAAAAACATGAATAA